The DNA window ttaatatttttacataaaataactaattattcatgtttaattattgcttaatataatattatttcgtTCAATACACTTTTTTAGTTATAATgaaatttatctatttatatataaaatataaattttttatctacaataactaatgaatcatatattaattttatttaccataaaaatatttatgaaatttagtCATTTACtagtaaattttaatatttatattacaaCTAAAATATAAGGTTAATAtttttgatatattattaattagggAGAttatcaaagtataactaatattaagtatataaccagagaacaaatctcaaccATTAGATCAAAATGATCTAGTTCATTATATGGgcaatttagttcactataagagtgatttaATTCACTACAAGAAGAAGTGAACCAAAACACCATTATAGTGAAATATTTACTTCGTGAAGGATTTAGTTCACTGTAAAGAcgttttggttcactccttcctgtagtgaactaaatcactcttatagtgaGCTACATtcgtgttctctagttatgcatttaagtagtggttttcctagatcactactctaattatatgtaaatttaatatattttgtatattgtaTACTTAATTATATGTATTTGAAATAGTAAAACGGTTCGACCAGTGATTAGACCGGTTGAACCATGAACCAGTAGCTTCGTCGGTTCGCCGACCGGCCaagtttttaaaacattgcttcTACCGATAGTCACTATATGTATTTCAGTCTCACTCGCTCATTCTATTTTCTCTCATTACCCATCTTTCTCTCGCTCATTCTACCGACTATCAACGTTACTAGTGCTTCTGATAACACTGAACAATCCCACAACTTATAACAATAGTGGGGCAAACTCAGTTTTCTCCCACCATTGATTCTCTCTGTCTCTCCATTGGGTTCTCCTCTGCGATTAGATCAAGATGATCATCCCCTATCTCACCGCCTTGACCACCTACTTCAGCTATGGCCTACTCTTCGCCTTCGGTCAGCTGCGCGATTTTTTCCGCAAGTCTCTCGATTGGTGGTCTGCTAGCACCCTACAGGTAATCACAATACGCATTTATTTGCTTGTTTCTCCAATATGCATCTAGATTGAATTTTCATGCGTTCATTTTCTGAAATGGAAGGGATATGCGCCGATCTGTCCGGGGCTGAGGATTTCTACATTCGCCGCCTGTATTTGAGAATTCAGGTTCCTGTTTTGCATCCGAATTTCCTTGCTATGTTTTGTTGATTTCATCTTCGGCTTGTTTTAATCGATCAATGCTAAAGGTGTTTTATGATTTATTAGTATGATttatgaaaatgtcaatagGTTTTATTGTCATGTGCTTACTGGACTTCATATTACATTTGAAAATGGCTTGTTTCTACTAAAGTTTGAAACGTTGCCTGTATGTAAAGTTGATTCTTGTAACTCCGGATAGGAAACTATAGTAAGGAAAGAGGTTAAGGCAGTTCTTTCATCGATGATAAAATGTTATCAGTGCCTACAAAacaattttcttcattcttcCCCACTAATAACAACCAAAGTCCCTGATTACTtagttataaattttattttgatttgttcTTTTGCACTATGAGAGACCAAATATCCAGTTAGACTGGAAAATTCCAGCTTCCATATGAATTCAGGACCGTGGTTTTTCTGCATGTAACTCACTCTAAGTGCAATTCTTATTGTAATGGTATTTTCCTGTAGGCGAACAACAAAGGTTAATAGGTGCCTGAACTTGGGATCTTATAACTATCTAGGATTTGCTGCAGCAGATGAATACTGCACACCTCGTGTTGAAGAAATGTACTCCAAGCACCTGTAGTACTCGGGTTGATGGAGGTAAGTGTTTCCCCATGATATTGCCACACGGAAGCATGCATCTGCTTAAGTGTATTTTGATGAATAAAGTCTTTGATCAGGCACAACAAAATTGCATGCTGAACTGGAGGAGTGTGTTTCCAATTTTGTGGGAAAACCAGCTTCTATAGTATTTGGGATGGGTTATGTAACAAATTCAGCCATTCTTCCTGTACTAATTGGAAAGGTACAGAGAATTAGTTTGCTAAATAAACCtgacttattttttttattttgtataatagtCCTCACTCTGGGCATTTTTCAGGGAGGTCTGATCATTAGTGACTCTCTGAACCATAACTCAATAGTCAATGGTGCTCGTGGATCCGGGGCTCCTGTTCAAGTTTTCCAGCATAACAGTATGTTCTACCTCCCAGCCCCCcggtgtgtgtgtgtttagaTGATTGATcataataacaataattattacttTATGCCATCATTTGATTCTCTTGATACCCTTTGTAGCACCATCCCATTTGGAGAATGTTCTGAGGGAGCAAATTGCTGATGGACAGCCCAGAACTCACAGGCCCTGGAAAAAGATAATTGTTGTGGTAGAGGGAATCTACTGTATGGAAGGGGAACTTTGCAAGCTCCCTGAAATTGTTTCCATCTGCAAGAAATACAAGGTAGAATCGATACAAGATATACGTATCTCCATGTTTGCTGATTGTTAGCATctgctttcttttctttcaaataGTTACTGCATTCATCAGTTCAGATGGTTTTTTGGTCTGTATTtgtctaggttctatttataagAGTCTTCTACAaataaatacacatatatatctGGTGtgattattataaaataaaactttgAGATCTCCTTTTCAAGCCTTCTAAGTGATgatttttttacctttttcaaaaaatatcacCTTGGTGCTCTGGTTATATCATGAGATCCACATTTGATCTGTGTTACTCTCTCAAATTTTTTCCTTTTGAACAGGCATTTGTTTATCTTGATGAGGCTCACAGCATTGGAGCTGTAGGACAAAGTGGAAGAGGTGTTTGTGAACTCCTAGGAGTTGATACTGCTGATGTGGATATAATGATGGGAACTTTCACTAAATCATTTGGATCATGTGGTGGTTATATTGCAGGATCCAAGGTGCATCCCTTAAATACTCTGTTATGATAGCAAAGGGTAAAGCTTTCAGGCTTTATGCCCTCTTTTTCCTACGTACTATGCTAGCAGGCAAAATTAACTCCGACGATGTCATGCCATCTCATAAATTTCAATTGATTGGCATGGATGGTCTTATCACTCTCTTTTATATGACATGCTGACATGGAGAAGTCTGTTCATTTCTTGCTCTTGCAATGGTGCATGCTGACATGTTCTCCCAACCAGGAACTTATTGAATACCTGAAATACACATGTCCTGCTCACCTTTATGCCACGTCGATATCTGCACCAGCTGCTCAGCAAATTATTTCTTCCATCAAGGTTGTTCTTGGAGAAGATGGTTCTAGCAGAGGTAAAACTTATCTGTCGTTCGGTTTTTGCTACTCCACCTTTCAATTTCATGTATCTTCCAAGAGTTTTATCCAACTTCAGGCATTTTTATCATAACAGGGGCGCAAAAACTAGCTAGGATTCGTGAGAACAGCAACCTTTTCAGGTCCGAATTGCAGAAAATGGGGTTTGAGGTTCTAGGTGATAATGATTCCCCTGTTATGCCAATAATGCTCTACAATCCTGCAAAAATTCCTGCCTTTTCACGAGAGTGCCTCAAACGGAATGCAAGCCTTATTTTCATGTCCGAATTACATCCATGTTCCTCATCATTGTTTGATCTAATTGTATATAATGATATCATAGGTTGCTGTGGTTAGGGTTGCTTTCCCAGCCACCCCGTTATTGTTGGCCCATGCTCGCATTTGCATTTCTGCTTCTCGTTCAAGAGAAGACCTTCTCAAAGCTTTAGAGGTTAGCATTACTATCGGCCATTTTCATAATTGAGTAGCCAGCTTTCGTAAACTTGATTTGCTAACACATTTTGGATCACCAAACACATCAAAGCTACCTTTTCTCCAAGATTTTGGCATTGCATGATTCATTTTTGAAGGTGGGGTGATCGATATCTGACAATACGAGACTGACAGGTTATGAGCACAATAGGGGATATGGTGGGTGTTAAGTACTTTCCGGCAGAGCCGAATAAGCAGCAAGCGGAGGTAGGGCAGGTTAAGGTAGATTGAACAAACACCAATGTGACAACCAAGTTTAGAATGATTTAACGTATATAGGAATATCATTACCATTGCTTTTAGCCAATTTATCTGTGAAATTTTGTTCTACTTCTGCTGCGTACAGAAACAAGTAATTTATGCAAGTTGCTTGGTACCAATTTTGGGATTAATATCTTTTTGCAATTGTCAATGTTATCAACTTTGGGATTAATTAAAGAGGttggattaattaattaattaattaactaactatTAAAAATGTTGGATGGTTGGGTGGCCATCGTGTTGGGTTGTGTTACGTATATCATATGAAAAGCCAAAAGATAGATTGATTTGTTACTATAGACTAGAGACACATCCATGTGGTGGCATGTGTTATGCTGGATATGAACCACAACTAAATACTTGCAATACTTAGAAATAATTTGTGTATACTGTAACTTGAAATTGACTTTACATATTAATCGCATTATCACTACACAAACAAATACAAACAATCTTGTGTATATATTTCATACTACTATGTCTAACACAAAATTTGTTAATTGAAAACATTTCTCATCAAAgacaaatagtagtagtagtagatcAAGATGTTACGTCATAgggattttttaataaataaatagtagtaattgtGAAGGTAAAATATAAGGAATCGTGTCCAAAAAAATTACTTACTCTGTGGAAGTACACCATTGTTACAAACGACATCACTAACTACACACAATGTAATATGGAAAACTGAATCCAACTATTCAAGGTGTTTATATAAATGTATGCtaccaataattttatttgttaagttatattttaaaaatacaattatTACATCTTGTATGCAAGCCACTTAAATCTTCGAATTTTATATTGCGTCACTGAAAATGTACTTCAGATTCTAaagaataagagcatccacaacggcggcagtcccggcggacgtccgatcgggggccgcatttgtcgaagcttgaggttgttttttttaactatatatttttttaataattatgtatgttttttgttttaaataaaatggttgcattttctccgtattcgtgtcgaaattttaattccgtaaattgtttaattccgtaaattgtttaatttggtgaatttgtgaatttttattactgtgagatgtccgtcgggatgtccttgggaaTGTCcatcattgtgcagtgggatgtccttatgatgtggcagtgcaatgagatgtccttatgacgtgacaggaggtgtttttaggaagtccgtcgggatgtccgtcgggacattcgtcccactgtggatgctctaaggagaTGTCCACCGGGACATCCGTcgcactgtggatgctctaaccagaacaaaaaatccctaaaattTCTCAGTTTCTAATCcctaacaataaaaataacccATACTTATATGTCATTTTCACTCTAAGAAGGGATAATATTATTGCACCAATAATGAAGTTTCACTCGAAAAAGGGACAATATTATTGCACCAATAATGAAGGATAATGTTATCCTTGTTTAACATGATTTAACTTCCTTGTTATAGATATGCATGAAGAAGAGGGAttcaataaatgaaaattttcttATCTTCCATTTTCCCCTCCCACCTAAGTGAAACCCATAGAAATGTAATTAGCTAAAACAACAAAACTTCAGTCATCTTTGATCATAGAACCAAAGCAATCAATCAGTCTTGGAGGACATCAAAAACCAATGATGGGAATCAGTAACAGACCGATTCTTCAAGGATTCGGCACATCCTACCGAGACATAGAGGTGATCAACCAGGTTCAACTCCGTAAATAAGGCTATGAAAGAACCAATCTTGAAAACGATCATGGTGAACCTTTCTACGCTTAATGCCTTTCATCACGAGCTAACAACGCTTCATTTCTAAGTTATACCTCACACGAATTTCTAACAGCTAAATTCTGATAAAGCCTCACAGAAATGGCATATATTTCATCCAGTCATTATAATGAACAGGCGAACGAGGCATATGGAGTTTTCACAAGGTCAGACACAAAGTATACCAAGCAGTAGCACACCAACAAGACATAGAGAAGGATGACAATAATTGTAGCAGACACCAAGTATTCTAAACTACAGGACGActcatatcatttcaaaaaagAGCTCCAAAAGCTGTTATTCACATTCTCACTACAGCTGCATCATACGATAATAACTGCCACAATCTGAGCAAAAATATACCTCTAGTAGGTTATTATCAAACAGCAAGCTAACAGAGCATCTACACAAAACTAAAAGCAGCAAGAAAACTAATCAACAAAACCTAAACTACATGTAAACAAACTCGTATATGCACTATGATTTTTCAGCAAAACGAGCATCCAAAAACTCCACCAAAGAAGTCTCGCCATCACGAATCCATCAAGGAAACTCACGGGAACCATCTATCGAGTTTCTGGATAGACGAATACAGTTTCCTTCGTATCCCAACCTCATTAATCCCCATATCCTTGAGATCTTCAAGAGTCAGTAATGGCAGAACCGCGTCATCCACCCCATGAATCTCAAACAGTGTCACATATTTCCCTAATCCCAAATCATTCAGCCACATCCTCACACCATTACTATCCCCATCTTCTTCCCCGGCCATCAACGATCTTCCCATTTCACTGGAATGGCGATTATCACCCAATCCCCTCTGCTTTCCACCCACATTGTCACCATCTCCACTCAATTTTCGATTCTCTATATCATCGTCGTCGCCTAACGACTGATTAGGGCTAGACGGATCAGAATCCTCAGCTACTAAATCGTTGCTAAACCGATTCCCACCCAAATCTCCCTCTTCTTCGACGTCTACGGGTTGTTGTTCGAGCTCCCCACCCTCACCATCACTAGACAATCCAAGATTTCCATTTTCTTGATCCCCAATTTCCCGAGATTTCGAATTGGACGACCTGACCCTCTTTCTCTGGAAATCCCTATCCCTATTAGCGGCAGTGAAATTGCTCCAACCCCCAATCGCCGAATCGTATTCGAAATCAAAATTCCCCAATCCCTCGCCCTTGCCGCCCTCCTTAGCGGCGGCGTTCTTGGCGAATTTCGAATGCGCGGTTTTGGCGGAACGAGGCTTTCTGGGCGTGGTGGCGCCTTTCCTGGGCTTCCATTGCTGCTGGATCTTGCGATGTCCTGGGTTCTCGTAATAGGGCTGGTGCAATCTCACGCTGGGACGCCGCATCCGCTTGGGATTCTCCTGCGGCGCGGCCGCCGCCTCTTCGCCGCCGGGCTGCATTGCTTTCCACTCCGCAGCGGTTGTTTTTGTGTTTGCGCAAATTTCAAGAATATAGTGAGTGAGTTCGGAAACAAAAGAGTTATTATTAGAATCGGAAATGAATTAATTCAATTGAGGcggtggagagagagagagagagccggCGAAGGGGGCGCGGGTCTGTTGttgaatgtgttacgtgtgcgTTTCTATGTCTTTATATAGggaccatttttatttttatttttatttttgtgaaaaATAGATTATGGAATTACATAATTTTGTCTTATTGAGTCGAgggtagagagaataaaatatgagaaataGTAATAGTATTATCGAATTCTGCTACATTATGTCACTGTACAATATTTATTGCTATTGATATTTATAATGATTAATAGTTGCTACGTGTTTTTGAATTATTGCacattttatatatttacaCTCTATCTGCCAGCGAGTCAAAAATGATGATATAAGGAAAAACTAATAGTGTGAGtatttttgcgaaaaaaaaGGTATTCAAGTTCAAATATCACAACTAATCTCGAGTAGCATCAAAATTTTCTATTGCAATTTACGTGGTTTATTTTATAGTACAAGAAAACGATTTATTTGAtgcaaaagaataaaataaaaatgtatacAACATAATGCAGTATAACATAAGCTAATTATGTATATCTTGgtcaaaaaaataattaagtgtAGATTGTAGGATACGACTTAGAGGGAGTTTCTGCCAAGGCGTATGGTTTGAGAGTTTCCTTCTTGAGAAGAAAAGCCAAGCCACGTTGCCTATTACTCCCTTTTTTGTGGTAAAGAAAAGTGGATAGGTGGAAACATAGAAACATTGTGAAAAGAATTTCAATAGATTGTAGGTGGGGGCAATAAATCTTGAATTTATTCGTTGCTCTAACATCACTTAAATAAGTAAATGAATAATGTCGTGGCACATGAATACAGTTACACTACTATTTACAGAAACATAACTGATCTAACAGATAAACAGAATATTATGACAAGATAAAAAGTTCATGTAAACAAGAACAAGGGGCAATTCTAAAAGCTACAAAAAGATGAcccttttttttctatttttttcttctcagtCATCAATGTTGAAAAGCTGTGtaatttatcttctttttttttaccaGGATGGAACTGTGCAGAGCTGGCCATGCCTAGGATGGTGCTCCAGAGGATACATTGTTGTGCCTTTCACGTATTTTTGATGCTCAACGGCAGCTTTTCTTGAGCTCGATACTTGCTTTGACTTGCCACTGATTTGCTTTGAGACGATGGAGCATTTGGCTAAGGGATCGGAAGATCCAGCTCCAACTCTCCTACGAAACAACACGACACAAGTTCATTAGATGAAACGTAATAAACAAGAGATATCCGAGTGCCATAATAGGTAACAGGATAATACCTCAATAACTTCTCTGATGCAATTCTGGCTGCTGTAATTAAACTGCGGCTTGGTACCGACTTCACAATCCGATTTGAATCAGACCGCATTGGAGAGTGGATCTTGATAAGCTGTCAAAACATATTAATTACTGAAATTTAGTGAAGGAGTCTGtgaaaaagtatgaactttcgaTCGAGTAATATTTACTTGCACAGATGATAAATCTGATGATCATTCATTACATATCGACAAAACTTACTCCAAGACATTCCATCATTTGATAGTATGCCCGACCATGCAGAGGGGTATGCCCTTGTCAAGATTCTGAAAAGTACCTAGTCCTGAGGTGAACAAAGGGTCCATTATAAGTAAAGCATTATGTAAAAATGCAAGTCATTCAGCACATTTTCCAATGATACGTACCATTCTTTATAACCAGGATCAACGGTAAAACCATACATATCAAAAGTGTCACAAATGGAGAGAGCAAATTCAAGAGCCTTTAGCCCGGTGCCTTTTGCAGCTGAACCAAAGGATGCTCCGAGCATTAGATAAACCGGATTTAGTATGGGAACTTCCTACAAAAAACGAAAAAAGATAAAGACTTAAAAGTAAGAGTATTGCATGTTTAATTGCCTATATATCTAAAATGAGTTCCATCTGAAGGGAAACACAACTGGCTAATGATAGAAAAACTCAGACGATGGATCTGAGGGAAAACAATAGTGACTTGCAACTGGAAGGGGAAAACGTATTCTGTAGGCAGAAGGAAAATGATGATCTCATAGAATGAACTTAACATACTAGATGGAAAAAAGTACACACCCGGATCATCTTGTTCATGATATCATGGATTGTTGATTTGATGATCAAGACCTCCTTTCCCTTCTCTGTAGGTTTAAGATCATTAATATGCCTGCTTATGTAAGCTAACAAGATGTGAAATGTGTACATACCATACAACTCTGCAACTTTATCAAGAGCTTTTGCAGAACCCCTGTTGAGGAGGCGAAACGTGCTTTTTGTACCAACGTATTCTGTGAAATTCTGCATAAAAGATTAATTTGTATGCAAGAAAAAGGATAATCTATATAAGTTAAGACTTTCACACAGTATACAAACCTCTATAGGCGCTCCATTCTCTCTGAAAACAGCATCATATATATCTATTTCTTCTCCAAACTTGTTCCTTAGGAGATCACCTGAGATACCAATGACAGCACATCGGCTATATTTCCTTGGTGTAAAAGGAGGATTGTCCGGAAGCACCAGTAATAGTTTCTCAATGCACAGAGTTTTATTCTCACATTGATTCCTGCAGCAAAGAAATCAAAATTTGGTCCATATAGctttattttaagaaaaatcGGCATTCGTTTACATTTAAGTAGCAAAGATGATCCAGAAGTTTTTCCCAAAGAAAAATTTTACATCTTCACCAAAGATTACATACTAAACGTACGAGCAAGCTTGCAGTAAACTGTAAACGAGAACGAGAATGTTATTTTTCAGCATTTGGAGGTTTCAGATTTCAATCAGATCTTCCAAGCCATCAGTCACCACGAACATCATAATCAATACCTAAGGAGTTATTTAACAGATACCACATAAAAGCTGAAACAGTAGTAATGATTTGGGCCTCGTATGTGGGATCACAGCTTATATACTATGAGATTATTATGCAGGGCTTATGTATCAAAGCTGCTTACAGTAGTGCTCCCTTATTGATCCTCTGCCAAGCATAATCTCTCCACCCATTTGGCAAAGCATCAATGTATTCTCGAGTCAGAACAGTAGTACTATTTCGCACCTGCAAAAGTCCCTCACTAAACATAAATCAACTATAACACAAGATAGTTCCCAAAATAGAATGTGGACCAAGAGCTATAAGTGAAGAATTTAAGATTATTTATCCACAGAAAGAATGATAGAATGCTATTAAAATTACACAAGCTGCGTATTGAGAGACAAGTAGTTGTTTCATTTTGTTAAGTGATAACGAATAGAACATGAGTATTCTATATAAATTTTGCACAGCACCAATAACACTAACCTTCTCCCATGTAGCTACTGCTTCGCAAAGATTGAAATCAAAAGTCAAGCCTTCAAGTTTTCCTGATTTCGGATCTTTCTATTCAAAAAATTTAACAACAGTATTAGTGATAAAAACACAACAAAATACATCCAGGGGCCGAAAATATTAACTTTCAGATTTTTGCAAAATTATGGTGGGAAAATCTGCAacttaaaaataatttgaaacaaACAATGATGTTAAAGTACAGCATTTACTAAATGCATACCCATTTTGGGACAGTGTCACTGGGGAACTGCAGCGAAACCTCACAATCATCCCTACCCCTTACAGCTTGTAAACCTAATCCATTTGCACTCTGGAAGGTATCGAATGCATCAGATGGATGAACTACACAATACCAATTAAAATCTCAAACATGATCATCGTAGAGTATAATGTGGGAAACGATAAAATACTGGTAGATCTTGTCACCAGAAACTCAAGAGATGAAGCTAGGTTGAGCTGCTATTTTATCCTTTATCAGGAAAATTAAGGTCAAAGTGGCATCTACCACCACTGGGGAATTCATGCAGGGAAAGGTTGTCCCTAGAATAGGCCAACTAACAGCAGAAAATCCTATGCTTGGAATACAATCAGGGACTGGGACTGCAATGGCCGCCATTTCATCCCACTTTCAAATAAAAAGATCATAACCCTTATTTATGCAACATTCTAGCAACCTTTCTAGCTCTACAATCTAAACTGAAAAATATATAGTACAGTAGTAAAATTTAGCATGGCCATGAAACTAGTCAAGTAGTATCAATGTTTTGATACTCAAGAATAAGTTTTGATATAAAACGAACATtgtttttgatatatacagttACACTCCAATCAGAATTTTGAATGCAAACTGAAACGAACCAAACTTGCATGTTGATTACCAAAATTCGAAACACCAGTAATGTAAACGAGAAGAGCTCCAATCCCAGAGGCTAAAGCAGCAAAAAAGGCCAGCTGCAACAGCCTCATCTAAACTCTGCAATTTCTCGGCTAATATTTCGCCTAATTCGAACGAGAATGCATCAAATCAGAGTTTTCTCTTTTGTTAATCACTTGGATCTTGGCTTTTGTAATTGAGCATTTAAAATGACCCTTCCTCTTTTGACAACTACGATAGCACCcataaataatttcataatataacAATGTGGtcccttttgtttttttaaaggACTAAATCGCAATAACTAGGAAACCAAAAGGGAGAAAAATCACAGGTTAGTCGTTATAACTTATAACAGCAAGAGGAAGCAGGAGCTAATCGACTAAAGCAATTTCAATCATCACATTTCACCTTCGATCTGTCTGCGAATATTCGATCGCATCGCTCGATTTATCTGTGATCGGCGGCAATGGCGACTCGTTACTGGGTGGCGTCTCTCCCCGTTGGCCAAGGCGGCTCCGCCTCGTCCGTATGGAATCGTCTTCAGGAATCAATCTCCAAACAAGCCTTCGACACCTCTCTCTACAGAGTATTGTTCATGCACTATTCGTTTTTTTATTCGTGGCAGATCTCTTCCAAAACTCGTATTTTTTGCGAATCCTGATTCGCCAATTGTGTTGTTTTTGTTCAGTTCAACATACCGAATCTACGAGTAGGCACCCTGGATTTGCTTTTGTCTCTCAGCGACGACCTATCAAAGGTGAGTTGTTTAGCTGATTtggtttaaattgttatccTGTTGTTTCGTTGGAGTGTGATTTATTGTTTTGGCAGGCAAACAACTTCATTGAAGGAGTGTCGCACAAAATCCGTCGTCAGATTGAGGAATTGGAGAGGGTGTCCGGAGTTGTTAGTAGCTCGCTTACTGTGGACGGGGTTCCTGTGGACTCTTATCTTACCAGGCAAAATTAGATGCAAATTATTGAGTTTTTCTAATGCTTTGAAGTTTGTTAGCGTTAGGATTTGGTTAAAGGTTTATGATTTCTGTAGATTCATGTGGGATGAGGCAAAATATCCAACAATGTCGCCACTGAAGGAGATTGTGGACGGAATCCATGGACAAATTGCCAAGATTGAGGATGATCTCAAGGTAAGCTCACTCTTTTAAGCCGAGGCCAGTGGGCATTGGTTTTTATAACTTTATATGATACTCCACTATAATATTACTAATCCTTTTGACATTTTGTTTTCAAtatgatttttttcaaataaataagcctagcaaaggaatcTTTAGCGGTACTATTACTATTTGAGAGATTAGTTGTGTCATCTAACGTTACCCTTACTTGCTTATTGTGAGAAAACCACCAAAGTTGCTTGGTTGCTCTCTAGTGCACTAGTTTCCTTTTTATGTCCATGATAGTTCAACAAGAGGTTCCAAGCATGCATAATGTCAAGAGAGAAAAGAAGAGAGGTTTGGTCTTAGATAGGATGTtgatgttatgtatgtactTCTTTTTTCCCCTTAATACGCATTTTATTTAGCTAGTGTGAGACTACAATCTCTATATAAGTTTAAAGGACCTGACCTCACTTATATCCCATATGCTTCTTTAGTTGTGTAACTTATGTTGGTCGCAGGCAGCAACCTGAATTAATCCTTGCCAAATGTAATGCTCTGTGGGTGGGGTTATTTGACACTTTGCTACAAAAACTTGTCCGTTTAATTCTTTGATCATGTCAACGACATTTCTTCCTGTATACCTTCTTGACCCATCCTGCCTTTCTGGTAATAGTTGCCAGCATTTCCTTttatgacatgattatcactcATTACGTAGTTCAGATATGCTAGGTTCCTGAGTATTTTATGAACATACTTTTACTCATGGTTGAAAGACATTTCTTT is part of the Salvia splendens isolate huo1 chromosome 22, SspV2, whole genome shotgun sequence genome and encodes:
- the LOC121786899 gene encoding uncharacterized protein LOC121786899 → MQPGGEEAAAAPQENPKRMRRPSVRLHQPYYENPGHRKIQQQWKPRKGATTPRKPRSAKTAHSKFAKNAAAKEGGKGEGLGNFDFEYDSAIGGWSNFTAANRDRDFQRKRVRSSNSKSREIGDQENGNLGLSSDGEGGELEQQPVDVEEEGDLGGNRFSNDLVAEDSDPSSPNQSLGDDDDIENRKLSGDGDNVGGKQRGLGDNRHSSEMGRSLMAGEEDGDSNGVRMWLNDLGLGKYVTLFEIHGVDDAVLPLLTLEDLKDMGINEVGIRRKLYSSIQKLDRWFP